The following coding sequences lie in one Megalodesulfovibrio gigas DSM 1382 = ATCC 19364 genomic window:
- the dxs gene encoding 1-deoxy-D-xylulose-5-phosphate synthase — protein sequence MKPLLPAITKPADLAPLDLSALTALAAELRQVIIDTVSRNGGHLAPSLGVVELSIALCKVFDFSKDKLIWDVGHQAYAYKLLTGRLKEFKTLRTMGGLSGFPKPCESPYDHFAVGHSSTSISAGLGMAMARDLAGRNNKVVAVIGDGSMTAGLAFEGLNQAGHMDRDLIVILNDNEMSISPNVGALSAFLSRKMSSRFMQQFKKSTEQILRQMMPDFSQDIVEYLRRSESSFRSFVTPGMLFEALHFEYLGPIDGHDLAAMVDVLEQVKELEGPILVHVLTKKGKGYVPAEQNPTYFHGVGCFEPETGEALKHGGCLLPTYTEVFGDTLCRLARRNSSIVAITAAMPEGTGLACFAKQYPDRFVDVGICEQHAVTFAAGLATQGYRPVVAIYSTFLQRSYDQVVHDVCLQNLPVLFCLDRGGLVGEDGPTHHGAFDLAYLRHIPNLVLMAPKDEPELQRMLATALELSGPAAIRYPRGVGPGAPVFDDSRPIPPIPLGQGEFLRDGDDCADCCIIALGSRVYPALEAAQLLAQEGIGCAVLNPRFVKPLPEAMLVEAAARWPRLLIVEEGTRLGGFSSAVLECLADRGVLCRAGSPRIKRLGLPDRFVEHGPQKALRQHLGLDKAGIAAAVRALVQDADEPPAAS from the coding sequence ATGAAACCATTGTTGCCCGCCATCACCAAGCCCGCCGACCTCGCCCCCCTCGACCTCTCCGCCCTGACCGCCCTTGCCGCCGAACTCCGGCAGGTGATCATCGACACGGTCTCCAGGAATGGCGGCCACCTGGCCCCCTCCCTGGGCGTGGTGGAATTGAGTATCGCCCTGTGCAAGGTCTTTGATTTTTCCAAGGACAAGCTCATCTGGGACGTGGGGCATCAGGCCTATGCCTACAAGCTGCTCACGGGCCGGCTCAAGGAATTCAAAACCTTGCGCACCATGGGCGGGCTTTCTGGCTTTCCAAAACCTTGCGAAAGTCCCTACGATCATTTTGCCGTAGGCCATTCCTCCACCTCCATTTCTGCCGGATTGGGCATGGCCATGGCCAGGGACTTGGCCGGCCGGAACAACAAGGTGGTGGCCGTCATCGGGGACGGTTCCATGACTGCCGGGCTGGCTTTCGAGGGCCTGAACCAGGCCGGCCACATGGATCGTGATCTCATCGTCATCCTCAATGACAACGAGATGAGCATCTCCCCCAATGTGGGCGCGCTCTCGGCCTTTTTGTCCCGCAAGATGAGCTCGCGCTTCATGCAGCAGTTCAAAAAGTCCACGGAGCAGATCCTGCGGCAGATGATGCCTGATTTCAGCCAGGACATCGTGGAATACCTGCGCCGCAGCGAGTCGTCCTTCCGCAGCTTCGTCACCCCGGGCATGCTCTTCGAGGCCCTGCATTTCGAGTATCTCGGCCCCATTGATGGGCACGATCTTGCGGCCATGGTGGATGTGCTGGAGCAGGTCAAGGAGCTGGAAGGCCCCATCCTGGTCCATGTGCTCACCAAAAAGGGCAAGGGCTACGTGCCGGCGGAGCAGAACCCCACGTATTTTCACGGCGTGGGCTGCTTTGAGCCGGAAACCGGCGAGGCCCTCAAGCATGGCGGCTGCCTGCTGCCCACGTACACCGAGGTCTTCGGCGACACCCTGTGTCGGCTGGCCCGGCGCAATTCGAGCATCGTGGCCATCACCGCGGCCATGCCCGAAGGCACGGGGCTGGCCTGCTTCGCCAAACAATATCCGGATCGCTTCGTGGATGTGGGGATTTGCGAGCAGCACGCCGTCACTTTTGCCGCGGGCCTGGCCACCCAGGGATACCGGCCGGTGGTGGCCATCTATTCCACCTTCCTCCAGCGGTCCTACGATCAGGTGGTGCACGACGTCTGCCTGCAGAATCTGCCGGTGCTGTTCTGCCTGGATCGTGGCGGGCTGGTGGGCGAGGACGGCCCCACGCACCACGGCGCGTTTGATCTGGCCTATCTGCGCCACATCCCCAATCTGGTGCTCATGGCCCCCAAGGATGAGCCCGAGCTGCAGCGCATGCTGGCCACGGCCCTGGAGCTGAGCGGTCCGGCCGCCATCCGTTATCCTCGCGGCGTGGGCCCCGGCGCGCCCGTGTTTGACGATTCCCGGCCCATTCCCCCCATCCCCCTGGGGCAGGGCGAGTTCCTGCGCGACGGGGATGATTGCGCCGACTGCTGCATCATCGCCCTGGGCAGCCGTGTGTATCCTGCCCTGGAAGCAGCCCAGCTGCTGGCGCAGGAAGGCATTGGCTGCGCGGTGCTGAACCCGCGCTTCGTCAAGCCCCTGCCCGAAGCCATGCTGGTGGAGGCCGCCGCGCGCTGGCCCCGGCTGCTCATCGTGGAGGAGGGCACCCGCCTGGGCGGCTTCTCCTCGGCCGTGCTGGAATGTCTGGCGGATCGCGGCGTGCTCTGCCGGGCCGGCTCACCCCGCATCAAGCGCCTGGGCCTGCCGGATCGCTTTGTCGAGCATGGCCCTCAGAAGGCCCTGCGGCAACACCTGGGCCTGGACAAGGCCGGCATCGCCGCGGCCGTGCGCGCCCTGGTGCAGGACGCAGACGAGCCCCCTGCCGCCTCCTGA
- a CDS encoding polyprenyl synthetase family protein — protein sequence MSEATTCDPMSAEAMKQLLAERAALVETALRTCLHDADIPAPLLQAMEYSLHAGGKRLRPVLCLTAASLFGLDAAVVMPFACGIECIHTYSLIHDDLPAMDNDDLRRGKPTNHKVFGEAMAILAGDGLLTEAFRRMAGVQGVAPGRVLQAVAAMAAAAGAAGMVGGQALDMGYEKRTDITLPMLRDMHARKTGALIQASCLCGALLAGADEADQARLAGYGAALGVAFQIADDILDEVGDTAVMGKAAGSDRERGKTTYVSLVGLEKSRELACQAADEAAAQLHSWQGRDAAFLTALCRYVVDRAC from the coding sequence ATGAGCGAAGCGACCACGTGTGATCCCATGTCGGCCGAGGCCATGAAGCAGTTGCTGGCCGAGCGCGCCGCCCTGGTGGAGACTGCCCTGCGCACCTGCCTGCACGATGCGGACATCCCCGCCCCCCTGCTGCAGGCAATGGAATACAGCCTGCATGCCGGCGGCAAGCGGCTGCGGCCGGTGCTGTGTCTCACGGCGGCGTCCCTGTTCGGGCTGGATGCTGCCGTCGTCATGCCCTTTGCCTGCGGCATCGAATGCATCCACACCTATTCCCTCATCCATGACGATCTCCCGGCCATGGACAACGACGACCTGCGCCGCGGCAAGCCGACCAATCACAAGGTCTTCGGCGAGGCCATGGCCATCCTGGCGGGCGACGGCCTGCTGACCGAGGCCTTCCGGCGCATGGCCGGTGTGCAGGGAGTGGCGCCCGGGCGCGTGCTCCAGGCCGTGGCCGCCATGGCTGCCGCCGCCGGGGCTGCGGGCATGGTGGGCGGTCAGGCCCTGGACATGGGCTACGAAAAGCGCACGGACATCACCCTGCCCATGCTGCGGGACATGCACGCCCGCAAGACGGGCGCGCTCATCCAGGCTTCCTGCCTGTGCGGCGCCCTGCTGGCCGGGGCGGACGAGGCGGACCAGGCCCGCCTGGCCGGCTATGGCGCGGCCCTGGGCGTGGCGTTTCAGATTGCCGACGACATCCTGGACGAAGTGGGAGACACCGCCGTGATGGGCAAGGCCGCCGGCAGCGACCGCGAACGGGGCAAGACCACCTACGTCTCCCTGGTGGGGCTGGAAAAAAGCCGCGAACTGGCCTGTCAGGCCGCGGACGAAGCCGCCGCGCAGCTGCACTCCTGGCAGGGTCGGGATGCCGCCTTCCTGACCGCCCTGTGCCGCTATGTGGTGGACCGGGCCTGCTGA
- the xseB gene encoding exodeoxyribonuclease VII small subunit, which yields MTQATPRDTFEARATRLKEVVAALEKPDVPLEEAVALYKEGLTLARDCRQRLEQARHEVELLTREGQPEAAQ from the coding sequence ATGACCCAGGCAACCCCTCGCGACACATTTGAAGCCCGGGCCACCCGCCTTAAAGAGGTGGTGGCTGCCCTGGAAAAGCCGGATGTCCCCCTGGAAGAGGCCGTGGCCCTGTACAAGGAAGGCCTGACCCTGGCCCGGGACTGCCGCCAGCGTCTGGAGCAGGCCCGGCACGAGGTGGAATTGCTGACCCGCGAGGGCCAGCCGGAGGCGGCGCAATGA
- the xseA gene encoding exodeoxyribonuclease VII large subunit has translation MKVFSVRELTTSLTVLLEREFPFCWVRGQVTNLSRPSSGHVYFSLKDEEAALSVVWFKHAQRRNEGGVDPLTGEWKEASGQDLARILEAGMEVICGGGLTIYGPRGQYQLVAEFVEDVGLGRLHLEFEALKRRFAGLGWFAQERKRTLPTDPARVAVITSPSGAALQDFLRLAQTRGTGAHLRVHPVLVQGDQAAGQIAQAIKDANADGWAQVVVLIRGGGSLEDLWAFNTEAVAEAVFQSAVPVLAGIGHEVDTTLADMIADVRAATPSHAAQLLWPERRDLAQGVDLLDVALQRAMARMLDHAAREFGALEKQLSLLSPVQRLRSREQDLEALAARLEPAVLRRLEAAGLAVNTGAERLGRAGEGVFTRQEQTLVRLEQALGHLDPHAPLARGYSLATVGRTGRFLRSIGDVQPGDALTVLVADGTVQAIVETVDPVKSAESAQGASS, from the coding sequence ATGAAAGTCTTTTCCGTCCGGGAGCTGACCACCTCGCTGACCGTCCTGTTGGAGCGGGAGTTTCCGTTCTGCTGGGTGCGCGGGCAGGTGACGAACCTGTCCCGGCCGTCCTCGGGGCATGTGTATTTCTCCCTCAAGGACGAGGAAGCGGCCCTCAGCGTGGTCTGGTTCAAGCACGCCCAGCGCCGCAACGAGGGTGGGGTGGACCCCCTGACCGGCGAGTGGAAGGAAGCCTCGGGGCAGGATCTTGCCCGTATCCTGGAAGCCGGCATGGAGGTGATCTGCGGCGGCGGGCTGACCATTTACGGTCCCCGCGGGCAGTATCAGCTGGTGGCGGAATTTGTGGAGGATGTGGGCCTGGGCCGGCTGCATCTGGAATTCGAGGCCCTCAAGCGCCGCTTTGCCGGGCTGGGCTGGTTCGCCCAGGAGCGCAAGCGCACCCTGCCTACGGATCCAGCCCGGGTGGCGGTGATCACCTCGCCCTCGGGCGCGGCCCTGCAGGATTTTTTGCGTCTGGCCCAGACGCGCGGCACGGGCGCGCATCTTCGCGTGCATCCCGTGCTGGTGCAGGGGGACCAGGCCGCCGGACAGATTGCCCAGGCCATCAAAGACGCCAATGCCGACGGCTGGGCGCAGGTGGTCGTGCTCATTCGTGGCGGCGGATCCCTGGAAGATTTGTGGGCCTTCAATACGGAGGCCGTGGCCGAGGCCGTGTTCCAGAGCGCGGTGCCGGTGCTGGCTGGCATCGGGCATGAGGTGGATACCACCCTGGCGGATATGATTGCCGATGTGCGCGCCGCCACGCCCAGCCATGCAGCCCAGCTGCTCTGGCCGGAGCGCCGGGACCTCGCGCAGGGGGTGGATCTGCTGGACGTCGCCCTGCAGCGGGCCATGGCCAGAATGCTGGACCATGCGGCGCGGGAGTTCGGCGCGCTGGAAAAGCAGTTGTCTTTGCTGTCGCCCGTGCAGCGGCTGCGGAGCCGGGAACAGGATCTGGAGGCCCTGGCCGCCCGCCTGGAACCGGCCGTGCTGCGTCGGCTGGAGGCGGCTGGACTTGCCGTGAACACCGGAGCCGAGCGCCTGGGCCGGGCCGGGGAGGGCGTCTTCACCCGGCAGGAACAGACTCTGGTCCGGCTGGAACAGGCCCTGGGACATCTGGATCCCCATGCCCCCCTGGCCCGCGGCTACAGCCTGGCCACGGTGGGGCGCACGGGCCGCTTCCTGCGCAGCATCGGGGACGTGCAGCCCGGCGATGCCCTCACCGTGCTGGTGGCCGACGGCACGGTGCAGGCGATTGTGGAAACGGTGGATCCCGTGAAATCGGCGGAATCGGCACAAGGAGCGTCGTCATGA
- a CDS encoding proline--tRNA ligase, whose product MKMTALYVPTLKEAPGDAEVVSHKLLVRAGFIRKLTSGIYVYLPMAWRALNKISAVVREEMTRAGAQEILMPMVQPGDLWKETGRWEFYGKELLRFKDRHDRDYCLGPTHEEVVTDLVRGEVKSYRQLPLNLFQIQTKFRDEIRPRFGLMRGREFIMKDAYSFDTNEEGADKSYWAMHGAYTRIFSRLGLKFRAVEADTGSIGGNFSHEFMVLADTGEDTIAFCDACEWAANLEKAQVKPAAAAAGDKDAAPAEVVATPGAHTVEEVAAFLKVSPTAIVKTLLFDADGEIVAALVRGDRELNEIKLKNHLDATALSLALPEVVATVTGAPVGFAGPVGLKVARIVIDQELQGATGCIVGANQADAHLLHVDLARDLDSATVAYADLRMITAEDPCPACGGAVRLAKGIEVGHVFKLGLKYSQAMDAKFLDEQGKERHMIMGCYGIGVSRILAACIEQNHDADGIVFPPPVSPFEVAVLSLAGNDETVAAKAQELYTMLCNNRIDALLDDRAERPGVKFKDADLIGTPLQIVVGGKALARGVVEVKNRRTGEKGELPVDNFLHAFSVWRQGVLDAWVCQGVPGPASAC is encoded by the coding sequence ATGAAAATGACCGCCCTGTATGTCCCCACCCTCAAGGAAGCCCCCGGCGACGCCGAAGTCGTCAGCCACAAGCTGCTGGTCCGGGCGGGCTTCATCCGTAAGCTCACCTCGGGGATTTACGTCTACCTGCCCATGGCCTGGCGCGCCCTGAACAAGATCAGCGCCGTTGTCCGCGAGGAGATGACCCGTGCCGGCGCGCAGGAAATCCTCATGCCCATGGTTCAGCCCGGGGACCTCTGGAAGGAAACCGGCCGCTGGGAGTTTTACGGCAAGGAGCTGCTGCGCTTCAAGGACCGCCACGACCGGGATTACTGCCTGGGACCCACCCACGAGGAAGTGGTGACCGATCTGGTGCGCGGCGAGGTCAAAAGCTATCGCCAACTGCCGCTGAATCTGTTCCAGATTCAGACCAAATTCCGCGACGAGATTCGCCCCCGCTTTGGCCTCATGCGCGGCCGGGAATTCATCATGAAGGATGCCTATTCCTTCGACACGAATGAAGAAGGCGCAGACAAGAGCTACTGGGCCATGCACGGGGCCTATACCCGCATCTTCTCCCGCCTGGGCCTGAAGTTCCGGGCCGTGGAGGCGGACACCGGCTCCATCGGCGGCAACTTCTCTCATGAATTCATGGTGCTGGCCGACACAGGGGAAGACACCATTGCCTTCTGCGACGCCTGCGAGTGGGCCGCCAACCTGGAAAAAGCCCAGGTGAAGCCCGCCGCTGCTGCTGCCGGAGACAAGGACGCTGCCCCTGCGGAAGTCGTCGCCACCCCCGGCGCGCACACCGTGGAGGAAGTGGCCGCGTTCCTGAAGGTGTCGCCCACGGCCATCGTCAAGACGCTGCTGTTTGATGCCGATGGCGAGATCGTCGCCGCCCTGGTCCGTGGTGATCGGGAACTCAATGAAATCAAGCTCAAGAATCATCTGGACGCCACGGCCCTGTCCCTGGCCCTGCCCGAGGTGGTGGCCACGGTCACCGGCGCGCCCGTGGGCTTTGCCGGCCCCGTGGGGCTCAAGGTGGCCAGAATCGTCATCGATCAGGAACTGCAGGGCGCCACGGGCTGCATCGTGGGGGCCAACCAGGCCGACGCCCACCTGCTCCATGTGGATCTGGCCCGGGATCTGGATTCGGCCACGGTGGCGTATGCGGATTTGCGCATGATCACCGCCGAGGACCCCTGCCCAGCCTGCGGCGGTGCGGTGCGCCTGGCCAAGGGCATTGAGGTGGGCCACGTCTTCAAGCTCGGCCTCAAGTATTCCCAGGCCATGGACGCCAAATTCCTGGACGAGCAGGGCAAGGAGCGGCACATGATCATGGGCTGCTACGGCATCGGCGTGTCGCGCATCCTGGCCGCCTGCATCGAGCAGAATCACGACGCCGACGGCATCGTCTTCCCGCCGCCGGTCTCGCCCTTTGAAGTCGCCGTGCTCTCCCTGGCCGGCAACGACGAGACCGTGGCCGCCAAGGCGCAGGAGCTGTACACTATGCTGTGCAACAATCGCATCGATGCCTTGCTGGACGACCGGGCCGAGCGCCCCGGCGTGAAGTTCAAGGATGCGGACCTGATCGGCACTCCCCTGCAGATTGTGGTGGGCGGCAAGGCCCTGGCCCGCGGCGTGGTGGAAGTCAAGAACCGCCGCACCGGCGAAAAGGGCGAGTTGCCCGTGGACAACTTCCTGCATGCCTTCTCCGTCTGGCGGCAGGGCGTGCTGGACGCCTGGGTGTGCCAGGGCGTGCCAGGGCCTGCGTCCGCATGTTGA
- the ispG gene encoding flavodoxin-dependent (E)-4-hydroxy-3-methylbut-2-enyl-diphosphate synthase — MQLPVNSSFRPPRRPTRQLQLGGVRIGGTAPVVVQSMTNTDTRNVAATVAQIQALAAAGCSLVRLAVLDEAAAAALADIRSQSPVPLIADIHFDHRLAIRALESGLEGLRINPGNIGGRDKVDRVVDAAKAHGAVIRVGVNSGSVEKELLARHGGPSPAAMVESALGHVRMLEERGFYETKISLKSSSVQHTIEAYMLLAGQCDYPLHIGVTEAGTLVRGSVKSSVGLGVLLWHGIGDTLRVSLTHDPVAEPGVAWEILRALGLGARGPELVSCPTCGRTEIELIALAEAVEARLREVEAPITVAVMGCVVNGPGEAREADIGLAGGRDKGVIFRKGKVVRAVRGGDNLLPAFLEELDALLEERQRTL; from the coding sequence ATGCAACTGCCCGTGAATTCCTCCTTCCGCCCCCCTCGCCGGCCCACGCGGCAACTGCAGCTGGGCGGCGTGCGCATCGGCGGCACTGCCCCGGTGGTTGTCCAGTCCATGACCAATACCGACACCCGCAACGTGGCGGCCACGGTGGCGCAGATCCAGGCCCTGGCCGCTGCCGGCTGCAGTCTGGTGCGCCTGGCCGTGCTGGACGAAGCCGCCGCTGCGGCCCTGGCGGACATCCGGTCGCAAAGCCCGGTGCCGCTCATTGCGGACATTCATTTTGACCATCGCCTGGCCATCAGGGCCCTGGAAAGCGGGCTGGAAGGGCTGCGCATCAATCCCGGAAACATCGGCGGCCGGGACAAGGTGGATCGCGTGGTGGACGCCGCCAAGGCCCACGGCGCGGTGATTCGGGTGGGCGTGAATTCCGGCTCCGTGGAAAAGGAACTCCTGGCCAGGCACGGCGGCCCATCGCCCGCGGCCATGGTGGAAAGCGCCCTGGGCCACGTGCGGATGCTGGAGGAGCGCGGATTTTACGAGACGAAAATTTCCCTCAAGTCCTCCAGCGTGCAGCATACCATCGAGGCCTACATGCTCCTGGCCGGACAGTGCGACTATCCGTTGCACATCGGCGTCACCGAGGCCGGCACCCTGGTGCGCGGCTCGGTCAAGTCCTCCGTGGGCCTGGGGGTTTTGCTGTGGCACGGCATCGGGGATACCCTGCGCGTTTCCCTGACGCACGATCCCGTGGCCGAGCCCGGGGTGGCCTGGGAGATCCTGCGGGCCCTGGGCCTGGGTGCGCGCGGGCCGGAACTGGTCAGCTGCCCCACCTGCGGGCGCACGGAAATCGAACTCATCGCCCTGGCCGAGGCCGTGGAGGCCCGCCTGCGCGAGGTGGAAGCCCCCATCACCGTGGCCGTGATGGGCTGCGTGGTGAATGGTCCCGGCGAGGCCCGGGAGGCGGATATCGGTCTGGCCGGCGGGCGGGACAAGGGCGTGATCTTCCGCAAAGGCAAGGTGGTGCGCGCCGTGCGCGGTGGCGACAACCTCCTGCCTGCGTTTCTGGAAGAACTGGACGCCCTGCTCGAAGAACGGCAGCGCACCCTTTAA
- a CDS encoding FlgO family outer membrane protein — protein MRAYTNLRLLMLIPLLWLLLGLAAALAQPGMSRDRNCPPGSDRPDCRSPRLAEGSADEHNTFPLTFSADGSTMTGGASGKPEMQDPRTWQPDPGAVVTLGSYQPTMVNGVEVPMQPVQDVHTGMYLPDGQGGYLWVGEPNAIPTPNPNNEAAIEIRLKVKELADQLLGGGMAFGQVVMPSSFVHQDRYDVSSSFGRYAAEQLIHEFTRRGVRVREYHLQKGIDMRPGQGDFAMNRRGPNASVANRHVAVLTGTYYWDKENVFVNARLVRGGDGEVLATGSLVFAQTLVSKKMLATTGMMLGETYVGVRDFDLMTKGPGLTDIDRGFDIK, from the coding sequence ATGCGCGCGTATACGAATCTCCGCCTGCTGATGCTGATCCCGCTGCTCTGGCTGCTGCTGGGACTGGCCGCGGCCCTGGCCCAGCCCGGCATGTCCCGTGACCGGAACTGCCCGCCGGGGTCGGACCGGCCGGACTGCCGCTCCCCGCGTTTGGCCGAAGGCTCGGCCGACGAACACAACACGTTTCCCCTCACGTTTTCTGCCGACGGGAGCACCATGACGGGCGGCGCCTCCGGCAAGCCGGAGATGCAGGACCCGCGCACCTGGCAGCCGGATCCCGGCGCCGTGGTCACGCTGGGCTCATATCAGCCCACCATGGTCAACGGCGTGGAGGTGCCCATGCAGCCCGTGCAGGACGTCCACACCGGCATGTACCTGCCAGACGGCCAGGGCGGCTACCTGTGGGTGGGCGAGCCAAACGCCATCCCCACCCCCAACCCCAACAACGAGGCGGCCATTGAGATTCGGCTCAAGGTCAAGGAGCTGGCGGACCAACTCCTTGGCGGCGGCATGGCCTTTGGGCAGGTGGTGATGCCCTCCAGCTTCGTGCATCAGGATCGCTACGACGTCTCCTCCTCCTTCGGCCGATACGCGGCCGAGCAGTTGATCCATGAATTCACCCGCCGTGGCGTGCGGGTGCGGGAGTATCATCTGCAAAAGGGCATCGACATGCGTCCTGGTCAGGGGGATTTCGCCATGAACCGTCGCGGTCCGAACGCTTCCGTGGCCAACCGCCATGTGGCCGTGCTCACGGGCACGTACTATTGGGACAAGGAAAACGTCTTCGTCAACGCGCGGCTGGTGCGCGGCGGCGACGGCGAAGTGCTGGCCACGGGCAGTCTGGTGTTCGCCCAGACCCTGGTGAGCAAAAAAATGCTGGCCACCACCGGCATGATGCTGGGCGAGACTTACGTGGGCGTGCGGGATTTCGATCTCATGACCAAAGGCCCCGGCCTGACGGACATCGACAGAGGCTTTGACATCAAATGA
- a CDS encoding FlgO family outer membrane protein, with translation MKPLTIVAMAALAALLCAAPARAGTLPALAQALADDLHFQVGEQIGLSGEVGQGYRLIVTTPVNLNSLEIASPLARQLAEELATNFSKAGYVIQEIRRGNTILFRPDQGELLLTRRVGLVNDRNIRGALILAGTYVATSRHVRFTIKLMDAGSNDVLAMSSLSLPVDPEAMELMDDGSGSPDLSVAPSVRTTFNPGSWTLR, from the coding sequence ATGAAGCCTCTCACCATCGTGGCCATGGCAGCGCTGGCGGCCCTGCTCTGCGCCGCCCCGGCCCGGGCCGGCACCCTCCCCGCCCTGGCCCAGGCCCTGGCGGACGACCTGCACTTTCAGGTGGGCGAACAGATCGGCCTTTCCGGCGAGGTGGGCCAGGGCTACCGGCTCATCGTCACCACGCCCGTCAACCTGAATTCCCTGGAGATCGCCTCGCCCCTGGCCCGGCAACTGGCCGAGGAGCTGGCCACCAACTTCAGCAAGGCCGGCTACGTCATCCAGGAAATCCGGCGCGGCAACACCATCCTCTTCCGACCGGACCAGGGCGAACTGCTGCTGACCCGGCGCGTGGGGCTGGTGAACGACCGCAACATCCGCGGCGCGCTCATCCTGGCCGGCACGTATGTGGCCACCTCGCGCCACGTGCGCTTCACCATCAAGCTCATGGACGCCGGCTCCAACGATGTGCTGGCCATGAGCTCGCTCTCCCTGCCCGTGGACCCCGAAGCCATGGAGCTGATGGACGACGGCAGCGGCTCGCCGGATCTGAGCGTCGCCCCGTCGGTGCGTACCACCTTCAATCCGGGGTCGTGGACGTTGCGCTGA
- the selD gene encoding selenide, water dikinase SelD, translating to MTASKRLTQTASAAGUAAKIPPGDLEVVLAGLHVPADPRVLAGTAGNEDAVVLTFPPGKALVQTVDFFTPIVDDPWRFGQIAAANALSDVYAMGGEPWSAMNIVCFPAKEMDLAVLQAMLQGGLEKVLEAGAVLAGGHSVEDREIKFGLAVSGVVEPGRIARNAGLKPGDVLVLTKPLGTGVLATAVKADWEDKDRLEDLLYRWAGRLNAAGGEVIRALGLAAATDVTGFGLGGHLLEMARASGVSITLSLQDIPFIEEAVELAGMGLLPEGSHANRRFCASAVAVAAGLDPVRSDLVFDAQTSGGLVLGVPGPLVKQAVRMLEDRGELAAIIGEAGDVSPSGDGPLLRLV from the coding sequence ATGACTGCTTCCAAACGACTGACCCAGACCGCATCCGCTGCCGGTTGAGCCGCCAAGATTCCTCCGGGGGACCTGGAGGTGGTGCTCGCCGGGCTGCATGTGCCGGCCGATCCTCGCGTGCTTGCCGGCACCGCCGGCAACGAGGATGCCGTGGTGCTGACGTTTCCGCCGGGCAAGGCCCTTGTCCAGACGGTGGATTTTTTCACGCCCATCGTGGACGACCCCTGGCGCTTCGGGCAGATTGCCGCAGCCAATGCCCTGTCCGACGTGTACGCCATGGGCGGGGAGCCGTGGTCGGCCATGAACATCGTCTGCTTTCCGGCCAAGGAAATGGATCTCGCCGTGCTGCAGGCCATGCTGCAGGGCGGGCTGGAAAAGGTGCTGGAAGCCGGTGCCGTGCTGGCTGGCGGGCATTCGGTGGAGGATCGGGAAATCAAGTTCGGCCTGGCCGTGTCCGGGGTGGTGGAGCCGGGGCGCATCGCCCGCAATGCAGGGCTGAAGCCCGGCGATGTCCTGGTGCTCACCAAACCTCTGGGCACCGGCGTGCTGGCCACGGCCGTGAAGGCGGACTGGGAAGACAAGGACCGTCTGGAAGATCTGCTCTACCGCTGGGCGGGGCGGCTCAATGCCGCGGGCGGGGAGGTCATCCGCGCCCTGGGGCTGGCGGCGGCCACGGATGTGACGGGGTTTGGCCTGGGCGGGCATCTGCTGGAGATGGCCCGGGCGTCCGGCGTCTCCATCACCTTGTCCCTTCAGGATATTCCCTTTATCGAAGAAGCCGTGGAACTGGCCGGCATGGGACTGTTGCCCGAGGGCAGCCATGCCAACCGCCGCTTTTGCGCCTCGGCTGTGGCCGTGGCAGCAGGGCTGGACCCGGTGCGGTCTGATCTGGTGTTCGATGCCCAGACCTCCGGTGGTCTGGTGCTGGGCGTGCCGGGGCCGCTGGTGAAACAGGCCGTGCGCATGCTGGAAGACCGTGGCGAGCTGGCTGCAATCATCGGCGAGGCCGGGGATGTCAGCCCGTCGGGAGATGGGCCGTTGTTGCGGCTGGTGTAG